A stretch of DNA from Marinitoga sp. 38H-ov:
AGAAAGATGAAAAACTTAGGTACACGCCTGTAGCTCAATTGGTAGAGCGGCGGTCTCCAAAATCGCAGGCTGGGGGTTCAAGTCCCTCCGGGCGTGCCATTTTTTTTGATTGTGGGCCATTAGCTCAGTTGGTAGAGCGGCTGACTCTTAATCAGTAGGCCGTGGGTTCGAGTCCCGCATGGCCCACCATTTGTTATAAATTGTGTGTAAAGTGGAAGCCACCCAGTAGCTTCCCACCTCGGGTAATAACACCGTCAGGGGTATATATATAAGGGAAATACGTGGGTGGAGTATATTTCTTCACCCACTTTTTGTTATTTTAGGCTTAAGCCAGATGAATAGGAGGGATAAGTATTAAAAAATCAAAGGATTCAACACCAAGAAACGAGGAGATTAGAGCAAAAGAATTAAGAGTTGTATCGTCTTCTGGTGAACAATTGGGTATAATGGAAACGAAAAAAGCATTGAGTTTAGCTCAAGAAGAAGGACTCGATCTAGTTTTAGTATCGCCTAATTCCAATCCGCCAGTAGCAAAAATTATGGATTTTGGAAAATATAGATACGAAAAAGAGAAAAGAGAAAAAGAAGCTAAGAAAAAACAAAAAAAGCAAGTTTTAAAAGAAATGAAATTTAGATTAAGAATCGATGATCATGATTTTAATACTAAAGTGAAAAGGATCAGAGAGTTTTTAGAAGGTGGGAATAAGGTAAGGGTTGTTGTTATGTTTTTAGGTAGAGATATAATGTTTACTGACAAGGGTAAGGAAATATTAGATAAAGTAATAAAAAACGTTGAAGATATAGCAGATATAAACAGAGCGCCTAAAATGGCCGGAAGAGATATGGATATGATATTATCTCCAAAAAATAAAAAATAATAAAGGAGGAAAAAATATGAAAAGACATTCTGCTTCAGCAAAAAGGTTTAAAGTAACAGGTTCAGGTAAAATTAGAATGAGAAGATCAAATGTTGGACATAATACAAGAATAAGAGGAAAGAGAAGAATGAAAAGGTTGCATGAATATAAAGATGTTCCTAAAGGATTGAATGAAAAAGTTGAAAGATTATTAGGATTGAAATAAAAATAATAGCCGAAAGGAGAGAATTTAAATGAGAATAAAAAGAGCTGTTTCTGCAAGAAAGAAAAGAAAAAAATATATAAAAGCTGCTAAAGGTTATAGAGGTGCTCTTAGCAGAAGGTATGTTTTGGCTAAACAACAATTTTTCAGATCTGGAAAATATGCATATGCTGGAAGAAAACAAAAGAAGAGAGATTTCAGAAGATTATGGATTACAAGAATTAATGCTGCAGCTAGAAATGAAGGTTTAAAATACAATGAATTAGTACACGGCTTAAAATTAGCAGGTGTTAATATAAATAGAAAAATGTTATCAGAATTAGCTGTAAATGATTATGAAGCATTTAAAGAATATGTAAATATTGCAAAAGAAGCATTATCCAAATAAAAAGAGGCACCTAGAGGTGTCTCTTTTTATTTGAAAATATTTATTAAATATTTATATGATTCATTAACTTTATTAAATATTTCATTTTTAATTGAATTTATGTCAATTATTTTTAAATTAGTTGCTTCGGTTTTCAATACCATTAAAACAGGTTTTTTTATATTCATATCTGGTATTTTATATGAATTATATAGAATATTATATTTGTTTATAATATAGTTTTTCGCTAATTTTCCAATTTCTATAGCTAAACTTGTATTATTTATTCCATCTGGAATGTCAAAAACTAAGTGTACCTGATTCAGAGAGTAATAAAAAAATACATTAGGTAAGTACCATCTATTATATGAATTTAAGATAAATTCTAATAAATTTGTATCAATGTTTTTATATAGAGATATATATTTTAAACCTTTTAGTTTTTCTGATAAAAAAAATTTTTTTATTAAAGCATCATTTCCTGAAACATAATAACTTGGTATAATAAATGGAGACTGAAATATAGATAATGTATTTTTTATAGAAATATTTTTATTATATTTTATAGATAAATTATGATAAATATTATTAATTTCATTAATCTCCTTATTATCTTCTATATTTTTTGAATATAATGAGTTCATATATTTAGATGGTTTTTCTGGCATTAACGAGATAAAACCTCTACCTTCAAAATCAAAAAAAATATTCAAACTTGGAAATTTATTATTAATATCATATACTGACAATCCAACTAAATGATCATATTCATCTGCCAATAGATTCTTTTTGTCTTTAAAAAATTCTAAAGATATTTTTTTTAATTCATTGAGTGAATTTAAATTTATGTCAATCAAAAGAATCACCTCTCAATAAATATTGTGTTTATCAAATTCAAAAAATCAGTATATAATATTTCTTTTTCATTAGCGGTATATTTAATAGGTTGTATTATTTTGGTTTTATAAGTTTTTTTAGCGTCAAAAATTATTTTAAAATTTGAATATTCACCAAAATAAAATGCATTACCTTCAAATACTACATAAATATTTTTTTGTTTTTTCATTATATACCATTTTGGATTTTCAAAAAAAAGATTAAAATATGGTCCTATTTTTTTATTTGGGAATCCATAAAAAGAACTGTTTTTGACAATATTTATATACTCTTCATCACTTAGATTTATATCAAATAAATCTTTAAAAACAAAATTATATAAAAATAAAGCGGTTATGATGAAAGTAAATAAAGATGAAATTATAATTATTAAAATATATTTTAATTGAATTTTATCTTTAATAACATCACCCCCAATCATATTTTTCTATAAATTTATCAAAAAATCCCTTGAATTATTAACATCATTAAAGTATAATAGTATTAAAATATAAAATTCAGGAGGTAATATAAATGGATATTGGGAAAAGATATACTCCGAATGAAATTGAAACAAAATGGTATAAAATCTGGCTTGAAAATGGAAAATTCGAAGCTAAAGGGGAAGGTAACGGTAAATTTTCTATGGTTATTCCTCCTCCAAATATAACAGGAAAAATACACATGGGACATGCATTAAATATATCGTTGCAAGATATAATTACTCGTTTTAACAGAATGCAAGGTAAAGATACATTATGGTTACCTGGGGAAGATCATGCAGGGATTGCGACTCAACATGTTGTTGAAAAGTTCTTAATGAAAAGTGAAGGTAAAAGAAAAGAAGAATATGGTAGAGAAGAGTTTATTAAAAGAGTGTGGGAATGGGCAAATGAGTATAGAGAACATATTAAAAAACAAATAATGGCAATAGGAGCCTCTGTAGATTGGTCAAGAGAGAGGTTTACTTTAGATGATGGTTTGAATAAAGCTGTAAGAAAGGTTTTTGTTGAATTGTATAATGAAGGCTTAATATATAAAGGAAAATATATTGTAAACTGGTGTCCAAGTTGTGGAACAGTTCTTTCGGATGAAGAAGTAGAACATAAAGATGAACACGGTGCATTTTATCATATAAAATATCCTATAAAAGGTGAAGATGACTATATTATTATAGCTACAACTAGACCAGAAACAATGCTTGGAGATACTGCAATAGCTGTTCATCCATCAGATGAAAGATATAGTAATTATGTTGGTAAAGTAGCAATTTTACCATTAGTTGGAAGAGAAATCCCTATAATTGCAGATAAATATGTAGATCCTTCTTTTGGAACAGGAGCATTAAAAGTTACACCAGCACATGATCCGAATGATTATTTAATGGGACAAAGACATAATTTAGATACAGTGCAAATAATGGATGAATTTGCTAGAATAAATGAAAATGGTGGTAAATATGTTGGTTTGGATAGGAAAGAAGCTAGAAAGGCAGTAATAGAGGATTTAGAAAAAGAAGGATATTTAATAAAAATAGAAGAAATGACACATTCTGTTGGACATTGTTATAGATGTGATACTGTAGTTGAACCATTTTTGCTCGATCAATGGTTTGTAAAAATGAAACCACTGGCTGAAAAAGCAATAGATGCAGTAGAGAAGTCCGATGTTAAATTTTATCCTGGAAGATGGAAAAAAGTATATTTAAATTGGATGAATGAAATAAGAGATTGGTGTA
This window harbors:
- the rplT gene encoding 50S ribosomal protein L20; translated protein: MRIKRAVSARKKRKKYIKAAKGYRGALSRRYVLAKQQFFRSGKYAYAGRKQKKRDFRRLWITRINAAARNEGLKYNELVHGLKLAGVNINRKMLSELAVNDYEAFKEYVNIAKEALSK
- the infC gene encoding translation initiation factor IF-3, with the translated sequence MKKSKDSTPRNEEIRAKELRVVSSSGEQLGIMETKKALSLAQEEGLDLVLVSPNSNPPVAKIMDFGKYRYEKEKREKEAKKKQKKQVLKEMKFRLRIDDHDFNTKVKRIREFLEGGNKVRVVVMFLGRDIMFTDKGKEILDKVIKNVEDIADINRAPKMAGRDMDMILSPKNKK
- a CDS encoding 50S ribosomal protein L35, which produces MKRHSASAKRFKVTGSGKIRMRRSNVGHNTRIRGKRRMKRLHEYKDVPKGLNEKVERLLGLK
- a CDS encoding DUF4895 domain-containing protein codes for the protein MIDINLNSLNELKKISLEFFKDKKNLLADEYDHLVGLSVYDINNKFPSLNIFFDFEGRGFISLMPEKPSKYMNSLYSKNIEDNKEINEINNIYHNLSIKYNKNISIKNTLSIFQSPFIIPSYYVSGNDALIKKFFLSEKLKGLKYISLYKNIDTNLLEFILNSYNRWYLPNVFFYYSLNQVHLVFDIPDGINNTSLAIEIGKLAKNYIINKYNILYNSYKIPDMNIKKPVLMVLKTEATNLKIIDINSIKNEIFNKVNESYKYLINIFK